ATGTCACCGCAGACAATTAGCGTGACAGATCCAAACACAGTTTACCTACGTCAAGGAGTGTGGATCATGGTTAATGTCAAAGGGGCGACGGTGGTGGTCACCGGGGGACAGCGCGGTCTGGGCAAGGCCGTCGTGCAGGAGTTCCTGGATCGCGGTGCGGCCAAGGTGTACGCCACCGCCCGGGCGCCGAAGCCGAGCGAGGACCCGCGCGTGGTGAGCGTCGAACTGGACGTCACCAAGCCCGATTCCGTTGCGGCGCTGGCGGCTACGGCCGGTGATGCGGAGATCGTCGTCAACAACGCCGGCGTTCTCGCCGCCCGGCAGCTGTTGAGCAGTGACATCGAGGAGGCCCGGGCGGTCTTCGAGACGAATTACTTCGGGGCGCTCCGGGTCGCCAAGGCGTTCGCGCCGATCCTGGCCGAGAACGGCGGCGGGGCGCTGGTTGACATCCTGTCCATCCTGTCCTGGCTGCCCGGCTCCGGCGGCTACGGCGACTCGAAGGCGGCCCTGTGGTCGGCGACGAATTCCCTGCGCCTCGAGCTGGAAAAACAGGGCACGCTGGTCACCGGGGTGCACCTGAGCTACACCGAAACCGATATGACCGACGGCTTCGACGTGCCCAAGAACCAGCCGCGCGACGTCGCTCTGGCGATCGTCGACGGCATCGAGCGCGGAGACGCCGAGGTGCTTGCCGATGACGACACCCGCTACGTGAAGTCGGCGCTGTCTGGACCGATCGAGGCGCTGCGGGCCGGGTGAGCCCGACGGGCGGACGCCGTCAACGCGTTGACCCGGGGCGTGTTTGGATAGCAGTATGGCTGAACCAGACCGCATCGTAAGCGCGACCCGGGTCATCTCGGCGGGCGCGGAGCGGATCTTCGAATTGATCGCCGACCCTTCGCGCCAGCCGAGCTGGGACGGTAACAACAACCTCGCCTCGGCCGAGCCGGGGCAGCGGGTGCGCCGGGTCGGCGACGTCTTCAAGACGAAGCTGACCAACGGCGCCGTCCGCGAGAACCACGTCGTGGAGTTCATCGAGGGCAGCGTGATCGCCTGGCGCCCAGCCGAACCCAAGAGGCTGCCGCCCGGTCACCTGTGGCGCTGGGAACTGAACCCGATCAACAGCGGTCTCACGAGCGTCACCCACACCTACGACTGGACGGCGCTGACCGACCCCGCCCGGCTGGAGACGGCGCGCTCGATGACGCCGGAGATGCTGCGCGAGTCGATGGATCGGCTCGCCACGCTCGCGCAGACGACCGATCAATGAGACGAACCCGGGTGGGCCTGCCGCCACCGGCCGGCGGCCGGCACGGCGCCTGAGGCTCAGGCTTTGGTGCCGCGCACCCACTGGAACGTGCCGAAGTTCTTGACCCGCACGCTGGTGAATCCGTTGTCCTCCAGGATGTCGCCGATCTCGTCGTCGCCGAACACGTGCGCCCCGGCGTTGGGCAGCTTCTGCCAGAACCGGGCCAGGCTTCCCGCCGTCGGGACCATGATGGCCAGCCTGCCCCCGGGGCGCAGCACGCGCGCCATCTCGGCCAGGGCCGCGGCCGGGTGCGGGATCAGTTGCAGCACCGCGGTGGAGGCCACCGCGTCGACGGTGTCGTCGCGCAGGGGGAGCCGCTGTGCGTCGGCCCGGATGAACCCGACCTGAGGGCCGGCCTCGTTACGGACCGCACGCTCGAGCATCGGCTCGGAGATGTCGATACCCAGCGCCAGCCCGTCCGGGCCCGCGGCGCGCGCCAGCGACGCGGTGATGTTGCCCGGCCCGGAGCCCACGTCGAGGGCGACGCCGCCGGGCGGGATGCGCAACCAGTCGATCGGCAGCCGCCACGCGCTGATCAACCGGCGCGACAGGGCCTGGGCGTTGTCGTAGAGCATCGAGCCGACGGGCGACGCCCACGCCGCCTGGATCGGTCCGGTGTTCTTCGGCACGGCATCGTCGCCGGAGCCGAGCAGATCGAGATATCCCTTGCTGACGTCGGGGTCCGCCGGCGGGTCGGCCAGCAGGTCCAGCGCTCGCCGCAGCGCGGGGGGCAGCGAGACGTGCACGTCGGTCATGCGCACTCCTTGAGGTCAAAGACCAAGCCATGAGCCAGAAGTCGATGGGGGGGATTTCCCCGGATGGGAGCCTACGCCGGGCCGCCGGCGACGTGGAGGCCTCGGCAATGTGGGTTTGGTTACCGCCTGACGGCGGCGTTCTCCCGCACCAGGGCGCACAGGCGCCAATGGCCCGGCACGCCCTTGAGCACGCTCTCGCCGCAGTCCGCGAAGCGGTGCCGCGACCCGGTGACGATCTCGCGCACCGTCGAGGAGACGAGGACCTCGCTGGGACCGGCGAGCGCCGCCACCCGGGCACCGATGTGCACCGCCATGCCGGCCACGTCCGAGCCCCGCACCTCGACCTCGCCCGCGTGGATGCCGACCCGCACCTCGATGCCCAGCACACGCACCGCGTCGACGAGGGCATCGGCGCAGGCGATGGCCGCGCTGGGGCTCCTGAAGGTCGCGACGAATCCGTCCCCGGCCGTGTTGACCTCGCGCCCGGAGAATCGCTGCAACTCGTGGCGCACGATCGTGTCGTGGTTGTCGAGCAGGTCGCGCCACCGGTGGTCCCCGAGCCGGGCGGCGCGCTCCGTCGAGCCGACGATGTCGGTGAACACGATGGTGGTCAGCAGCCGCTCGGAATCCGAGCCGCCCCGCACGCCGGTGACCAGCTCCTCGATCTCGTCGAGCATGGGACCGGTATCGCCGACCCAGTACAACGAGTCCTCGCCCGGCAACTCGACGAGGCGCGCTCCGGCGATGCGATCGGCCATGTAGCGAGCGTGCGCGACCGGGCTGAACGCGGGATTGTCGCGGTGCAGGATCAGCGTCGGCTGGCCGATCCGGCCGAGGGCCTCGCGGACGTCGCCCTCCCGGATCTTCCTGATGAAGGCGCGAGCCATGCTCGGCGACGCCGCGCGGTTTCCGGCGTGGTCCCACCACGCGCGGAAGGCCATGTCGGTGGCCACGGAGGGAGCGATGATGCCGAGGATGTCGAAGCCCTGCTCGACGGCGTCGGGCTCGATCGCGATCGTCGTGTAGGGATCGCTCGGCGCGATCTCGGCGCCGATCGGGTAGTCGGGGCCGCGCAGGGTCCGCGCCGCGCCGTTGAAGACCACCAGGTTGCAGACGCGGTCGGGGAAGTCGGCGGCCAAGACGATGCCGGCCAGCGACGTGAAACCGGGGGCGAAGATCGTCGCCCGCTCCGTCCCGACGGCGTCCATGACCGCGATCGCGTCCTGCGCCCACGACTTCGGCCCCATCGCGTCGACGGAGCCCACCCGCGACGACAGGCCGATGCCGCGCTGGTCGAACCGGATCACCCGGCTGAAGGACGCCAGGCGCCGGTGGAAGCGGTACATCGACGGCTCGGAATCGACGCAGTCGATGGGAATCAGGGGCCCCGGCAGCACCAGCAGGTCGGTCGGACCGTCGCCGAACACCTGGTAGGCGATGTCGACCTCGCTGCAGCTGGCGTACCGGGTCCGCGGAACCCCAGGAGGCCCAGCCATGACTTCAGGCTAGTGCAGGGCCCTGACATTTGGGACAGTCCCGATTGCGACGGCCGTGTGCTAGCGGCCGATGATCGGCACCAGATAACGGTCGGCGTACGCGCGGACGGCCGCCGGATCCGACGTGTCCAGACGGTCGGTGGGAAACACGATGATGCCCAAGGCAACCCGCAGCAGGATGTCGGCGATGTCGGCCAGCTCGGCCTCGGGGTTGCCGGCACCGCAGCGCCGCAGGGTGTGGGCGATGCCGTCCGCGAACTGGCGGATCGGGAAGACGTGCGATCTAGAGAAGAGGCCGAACAGTTCGGGTTCGCTCTCGACGATTCGCGAGTACAGCGGGGAATCCTGCACCAGGCGCACCCCGAGGGTGAACGCCTCGACCACCGCTTGTTGGGGGGTGCAGCCGGTCGTCGCCTGGTCGAGCGCGGTGAAGAACAGCTCGGCCTCCCGGCGCACCACCTTTTCGAACAGGTCGTCCTTGGTCGGGAAGCGCCGGTAGACGGTGCTGCGGCTCACCCCGGCCCGCGCGGCGACGTCCTCGATGTTCGCGCGGCGCACGCCATAGGTCTCGAACACGGACCGCGCCGTGTCAAGGATCTTTTCGTCGAGACCACCCTCAGGGCTGTGGTCCTGCATGAATAGCGACCCCCTCGGCAAGCTCGGCGCACCGCTGTTATGGTGACACAAAGATACGTTTTCGTTTCTCTGCACCACCGGCGGGTATGGGGGCCACCTATGACAGCGCGATCGGCGCGCCACGATTTCGACACCGGCGTTCGGGAAGCGGTGCCGATGCCCGTGGAGGGACCGGCCGATGCGACCGGCCCCCGGCTCGGGCCGGAGTCGCTGATCTGGAAGTTCTACGGGGACAACCGCACCCAGTTCTTCGGGTTCCAGCGCACCGCCGGCGTGGAAAACTGCATCGAGCAGCTCGCCCAGGGGGTGCTCGACCACTCGGTGATCTTCAGCGACACGCTGGGTCGCGCCAAGCGCACCGCCCCGCCCCTGATGAAGACGGTCTACTCCGAAGACCCGCACGGGTGGGGCCGCCGGGTGCGCGACTTCCACAAGCCCATCAAGGGCACCATCAGCGACGGCTCCAGGTACCACGCCCTCAATCCCGAGCTGTTCTACTGGGCGCACGCGACGTTCGTCGACCAGGTCATCTACAACACCGACACGTTCATCCGCAGGTTGTCCCGCGCGGAGAAAGAGCAGATCTTCGACGAGGGCAAGGTCTGGTACGGCCTCTACGGCGTCAGCGACCGGGCCCAGCCGCAGACCTACGACGAATTCGTCGCGTACTGGGACCAGATGCTCGACCGATTCGTCCCGCACCAGACCGTCCTCTACGGCACCGGCTACATCCGCAAGGGAATTCCCGGCCCGCGCTGGATTCCCAGGCCCCTGTGGAAGGTGTTGTCCGCGCCGCTGAACGCCTACACCCGGCTCGTCCTGGTGGGGACCCTGCCGCCGCAGATGCGCGAAGTCTGCCGACTGGAGTGGGACGCCAAGAAGGAGAGGCGCTTCCAGCGCTTTGCCGCCGCCGTGCGGGCGCTGAACCCGCTCATCAACCGGCTGCCCGTGCGGGCGATCTACCTGCCCTGGGCGGCCGCGGCGTGGGACCGGACGGGCGTCGACCCGCGACGGCTGCACAACCGCCCGGCCGCCTGAGGCGCCCTCGGGCCTCGGGTGTGCATCCGGGGCGTCCTGTGCGCGTCGTGGGCTCCCGATCTGCGAAATCTCTACCCCCAGATCACACTCGACTCCTTGGGCGCACACTCGACGGGCGCCTAGGCGCGCCACGAGCTGGCGGCGCGTTGAACGGCGCGTGGACGGCGTCGAAACACGTTGTGAAGTAAGGCGGCACGGCGCGCCGGCGACGGGCGGGGACGTGGCGGTCCGGTCGAAGATGGGACAGGATCGACGGCGTGGCCGATGCCGACTTTTCGTTGCTGGATGTCCCGAGGTCGGTGCCCGTCGACGACCCCGAGGCGTTTCTGCGTGCGGCGATCGCCTGGCACTTCGGCGCGGACACCGGCTCGCCGTTCTGGCTGCGGGCGGCACGGACTCTCGACTTCGATCCGCTGGCCGATGTGAACACCTTCGCCGACCTGCGCTTGTTCCCCAACCTTGTCAACGAACTGCGCAGCGTGCCGACCGAACAGCTCATCCCGCGGGGCTACGGGACACCGCCGCCGGTGCCGCAGATCTTCGAATCCGGCGGCACGACCGGCGCTCCCAAGCGGACCGTCCAGATGCCCGACTGGATCGCGCAGGTGATCGAGTGGCAGACCGAGGACTTCGCCGCCGGCGGCTTCGTTCCGGGCCGGGCCTTCCTGTGCCTGATGCCGAGCGGCCCGCACGGAGTCGGCTACTTCTCGCGCCGGGTCGCCGAGCGACTGGGCGCGACGTTCCACGCGATCGACCTGGACCCGCGCTGGGTGAAAAAGCTGGTCGCCCGCAACGCGTCGGCCGAGGCGGCCGCCTATGTCGACCACGTCGTCGAACAAGCGGTGTTCGTCCTGCGGACGCAGCACGTGGCGAACCTGCACACCACCCCTCCGCTGCTGGAGGCCATCGCCCGCAACGACGACGTGGTGGACCTGGTGAACGAGAAGGTCCGCTACATGTTGCTCAGCGGCGCGCATGTCGATCCGGACACCCTGGACCTGCTCCGCGACATCTTCCCGGCGACCACGATCACCATGGCCTTCGGCAGCACGATGGTGCTCTCGCAGGCGGTGACCGAAGTCGCCGACGGCGGGTCGTTCGTCTTCCACCCGCGGGCGCCGTACGTGCTGTTCTGGGTGGTCGATCCCGACACGGGCGAACGGGTGCCCTACGGGCGGCGGGGCCAGCTGGTGATGAACCACATCAGCAAGGGCATGTTCATCCCCAACAACCTGGAGCGCGATCTGGCGATCCGGATGCCCGGTCCCGCCGGCGATCTCAGCGATTCGGTCAGCGAGGTGGGGCCGGTGGACACCTTCGAGGGCGAGGCCGTCATCGAAGGGGTGTACTGAGCGTGGCGCAGGGGCCGGCCGGCGCCACGGCCGATCTGCTGCAGGTCGACGCCCTCGGCCCGTCGGGCGAGTACCGGACCCGCAACCGCGAGGTGGTCCTGAGCACCTCCGGGGACCCGGTTGCCGAGCTCAGTCTGGTTCCTCCCCTGTTTGTTTCGCGCACCCTGGCCGCGCAACGCAAGGTGACGCCGCTGTCGGCCGAGCGGCGGGAGGCGGGGCTGTCCGCCGCGGCCCACATCTTCGCCACCGGGGTCGTCGCCGGACTGGACTTCGAGACGTATGTCGTTCTGGCCAGCCGGATCTCGGGACTGCCCGTCGGGGTGACCCGCGCGGGGGCGCGCGGCGTCGCTGACGCCGTCGGCGCCGCCTTCCCCGCCGTGCGCGCGGCGAGGCCGGTGGGCGCGGCTTTCGACTGGCGCGAGGAGCGGACCCGCGGTGGCGGTGCGGTGTGGGTCCGGCGCGGCGAGGTGTTCGCGGTGCACGCGGCCGGCAACGGGCCCGGCGTGCACGGCCTGTGGCCGCAGGCGCTCGCGCTGGGCTACCGCGCCGCGGTGCGGCCGTCGCGGCGCGAGCCCCTGACCGCCCACCGGCTGGTGAACGCGTTGCGGCAGGCGGGGTTTCGCGCCGAGGACGCGACGTACCTGCCCACCATGCACGCCGCCGCCGGCGAGCTCATTCGGTCGGCCGATGTCGCCGTGGTGTACGGCGGCCAGGACGTGGCGGACAAGTACTCCGGCGATCCGGCCGTGGTCGTCAACGGGCCGGGACGCAGCAAGATCTGCATCACCGCCGACCGGGATTGGCGCGACTTCCTCGACCTCATCGTCGACTCCGTCGCCAACCTCGGCGGGGTGGCGTGCGTGAACGCCACCGCCGTGCTTTGCGAGGGCGATCCCGCGCCGTTGGCTCGGGCCATCGCCGAGCGACTGGCGAAGATCGAACCGCTTCCGATCGAGGACGAGGCGGCGACGCTGCCCACCCAGCCCGTCGACAGGGCGCGGGCCCTGGCGCGCCACCTGGAGGCCAAGGCCGCCGGCACCACCCCGCTGCTCGGCGCCGATCAGGTGGTCGCCGACCTCGGAGACGGCAGCGCCGCGTTGCGCCCCGCCGTGCACCTGATGAGCGAGCCCGACCCCGGAAAGCTCGACGTCGAGCTGCCGTTCCCCTGCGTGTGGGTAGCGCCGTGGTCGCGCGACGCCGGCGTGGGGCCGCTGCGGCATTCGCTGGTCGTCACCGCGATCACCGGTGACGAGTCGCTGATCGACGACCTGCTCGCCGAGCCCACGGTCGGCAATGTGTACGCCGGCCGGCATCCGACCTTCCACGCGGCGCCCCAGATCCCGCACGACGGATTCCTTGCCGACGTCCTGATGCGCAGCAAGGGCTGCATCAGGGACTGAGGGGCCGGGGCACCAGGTCGGGCGGTGTCACCTGCCCCGGCTGTGGCCAGTTGGCGAAAGCTTCCGCGTAGCTGTGGCTCATCAACTCGAGCACGGTGCCCCACGGGTCGGTGGTGTAGGCCAGCGTCCACGGACGGCCCGGCACGAACTCGTAGGTGGGAGCCAGCACCGAGCCGCCGTGCTCGACGACGCGGTCCACCATCGCCGCGACGTCGGGATGGGTGATGCACAGATGCCACAGGCCGCGTTCGAACCACGGCTCCCGCTCCGCGGCCGGCCGCGGCCCGCCGGTCGGGGGGTCGACGAACTGGAACAGCTCGATGCCCACCGAGTTCCCGCTGAGCAGATGCGCCTGCCACGCGCGGCGGAACCGGGCGCCGAAGAGCGACGCCGTCTCGCCGTGGCCGGCGGCTTCCAGCACGCGCGGACCCATGATGCAGCGGAAGCCGAAAACCTCGCCGTACCAGTCGATCGCGGCGTGGATGTCGGGCACGGTCACGCCGACGTGGTTGATGGCAAGGGCGGGCGAACCGATCGGCATCAGAGGTCCTCCGAGCGGGTGGCCGAAAACTGCTCGGGGTGCGGCTCGTAGCCGATGTCCGCTATGGCGCCGACCCCGCTGAAGAAGTGCAGCACCCGGCTGGGCTTGTCGCCGACGTTGCGGAACTCGTGCCAGTTGCCGCGCGGGACGACCAGGAGCTGGCCGGGTTCCATGTCCAGTGTGTGGGTGAAGTCGCCGGTGAACTGGACGCTGCCCGCGAGCGGAACGACGATCATGTCGGCGTGCGGGTGACGGTGCATGTGATGGATGAACCCGGGCGGGAAGGTCAGTAGATCGCCGACGATCGCCGGGGTCCCGGTGAGCGCGCCGCTGAGCAGGTGTTGGTTGACCTGATGGTCGGTGATGTCCCACCGGGTGAAGACCTCCCGGGGAACGTTATCGAACGTGAGCAACTGCGTGTCCGCCATCGTCACCCCTCCTAAATACGTAGTGTGCATAATACTGCACGCTACGTGCAGCATAACGGATGAGCAAGGCTCGAGTCGTCGCAGCTCGACGAGCTGCGGCGGTACAATGCCGGATGCAGACGTACGCGTTACTACACGGCAGGTGGACGGTGGACGATTCGGCGGGCCGAGCCGGCGGGAGAGCGTCCGACGGTCTGGGCGAGCGGCTCCGCCAGATCCGCACGGAACGAGGCTTGTCGGTGCGAGAGCTGGGACGCCGAGCGGGATGCTCGGCGAGTCTGGTGTCCCAGGTGGAGCGCGGAGTGACCGCCCCGTCGGCCCGTGTCGTGTACGCGCTCGCCAACGAGCTCGGGGTGTCGCTGGACTTCTTGTTCGGGACCGAGGACGTCAAACGGGCGGACCGGCCGCGGCCGTCCGCCGCCGCGCGTCCGTGGGGCCGCGCCAGCGGGAGCGACGGCGCCGGGATCGTCCAGCGGGCCGCCGAGCGCAGCGTCATCGAGCTCTCGACGGGCGTGCGATGGGAGCGCCTCACGCCGGCCCACGACGGCCGGGTCGACTTCATGGAGGTCGTCTACGCGCCCGGCGGCCAATCCTCGGAAACGGGGCGGGCCGTCCGCCACGACGGCCGCGAATACCTCTACGTGCTGCAGGGCGAGCTCGAGGCAGTGATCGGCTTCGACACCCTGCGGCTGAAGGAGGGCGATTCGCTGGCCTTCGACCCCGCGGCGCCGCACCACTACCGCAACAGCACCACCGGGACCGTGCGAGTGCTGTCCGTCGTGGTGCACGACGGACAGCACTCGGCGATCTAGCCGCCGAAGCCGCCGCCGGTGGGCGCGCCCACCGTCCTGGCACCGCCCGCGCCGAGGTGGCTGGCCGCGAACTGCACGCCCTTGTCGATGAACTGGGTGTCGGTGACGTAGGTGTCGTGGGCGGCGAAGTTGAGGCCGTCGGAGCAGACCGGGTCCTCGGTGGCGCAGACCTTGATGGTCTTGGGCTGGAACATCGGGCCGATGACGACGGGCGGCTCGCCGAGGAAGTTCATCGCCCGGACATTGGGCGTCCCGAAGAGCACGACCGAGGAGACGTGGCTGGCGGTATCGGGGTCCAGCGGCTTGGGCACGGTCGCGGGGTCGACGCCGTCGGGCACGGCGGCGGAGGTGACGAAGCCCATCACCGCGGCGCCCTGCGAGTAGCCGCCGAGCACCATCTTGGTGTTGGGGCAGTCGTGGGCCATATTGACGACGTGGGCGCCCGCGTCGCGGATGCCGTCGAGGCCGGTGGCCCATTCGTTGCTGGCGGGGTAGTTGACCGGGTAGACGTCGAACGACTTGGCTCCCAATTGCGAGCGCAGCCCGTCAACGAAGGCCTGTCCCGTCGGGCCTACGCCGGGGGGCTCACCGGTGCCGCGCGCGAACACCACCTGTACGTCGGGGCAGGGCTGGGCGGCGGCGGGGACGGTGAACGCGACGACGGAGCCGGCGAGGCTCGCCGCCGCGACCGCGGCGGGGAACAGTGAACGGAGAGGGTGACGTGCGATCATGCCGCATTGGTGCCCAGCCGTCCTGGGGCCTAAACACGGAATCTCTGGCACTTTGCTAAGGGTTCGCGGGCCGGTCGGAGCCGGCGGGGCCGGAGCGCGGGCAGCGGGTCGAGTGTGGTCTGCTAAGTGAATTGGGATTCGGGCTAAGCGGTCAAGCCACGGCCGCACCCCGACAGGAGTGAATGTGGCGAACACGTGAACGCAGTGGCACAGTTGCTCGACCAGGTGGCCGACCTGGTGGCCAACCCGGGGCGGGTGTCAGACTCGGACCGCTTGCGAGCCGCCGTCTCGGGCAAGACCGTGCTGGTCACCGGGGCTTCCTACGGAATCGGCGAGGCGACCGCGCGCCGCATGGCCGGTTGCGGTGCCACGGTGCTCGCCGTCGCCCGGTCGGCCGAACGGCTCGAGGACCTTGCCGCGTCGATCAACGCGGGCGGGGGCCACGCCCTCGCCTACCCGACCGACCTCGCCGACGAGGCCGCAATTGGGACACTGACCCGGCGGATCGCCGACGCCCACGGGGCGGTCGACGTCGTCGTGAGCAACGCCGGGAAGTCGTTGCGCCGCTCGCTGCACCGGCAGTACGACCGGCCGCACGACTTCCGGCGGACCATCGACATCAACTACCTGGGGCCGATCTGGCTGCTGCTCGGGCTGCTGCCGGCGATGCGGGAGAGGGGCAGCGGGCACATCGTCAACGTGTCGAGCGTCGGCGTGCGCGTCGTGCCGGGCCCGCAATGGGGCGCCTACCAGGCGTCCAAGGGGGCTTTCGACCGCTGGCTGCGCAGCGTGGCGCCGGAGCTGCACGCCGACGGCGTGGACGTCACCACGGTGTACTTCGCGCTGGTCCGGACCCGGATGATCGAACCCACGCCCGTCCTGACCCGCCTTCCGTGCCTGTCGCCCGACGGGGCCGCCGACGCGATCGCGAAGGCCGTCATCGAGCGGCCCCGCACCAACGAACCGCCGTGGGTGTGGCCGGCCGAGTTGGCTTCGGCGCTGCTCGCGGGACCCGCCGATCGGGCGGCACGGCTGTG
This genomic window from Mycobacterium saskatchewanense contains:
- a CDS encoding SDR family oxidoreductase translates to MVNVKGATVVVTGGQRGLGKAVVQEFLDRGAAKVYATARAPKPSEDPRVVSVELDVTKPDSVAALAATAGDAEIVVNNAGVLAARQLLSSDIEEARAVFETNYFGALRVAKAFAPILAENGGGALVDILSILSWLPGSGGYGDSKAALWSATNSLRLELEKQGTLVTGVHLSYTETDMTDGFDVPKNQPRDVALAIVDGIERGDAEVLADDDTRYVKSALSGPIEALRAG
- a CDS encoding SRPBCC family protein; the encoded protein is MAEPDRIVSATRVISAGAERIFELIADPSRQPSWDGNNNLASAEPGQRVRRVGDVFKTKLTNGAVRENHVVEFIEGSVIAWRPAEPKRLPPGHLWRWELNPINSGLTSVTHTYDWTALTDPARLETARSMTPEMLRESMDRLATLAQTTDQ
- a CDS encoding class I SAM-dependent methyltransferase, which encodes MTDVHVSLPPALRRALDLLADPPADPDVSKGYLDLLGSGDDAVPKNTGPIQAAWASPVGSMLYDNAQALSRRLISAWRLPIDWLRIPPGGVALDVGSGPGNITASLARAAGPDGLALGIDISEPMLERAVRNEAGPQVGFIRADAQRLPLRDDTVDAVASTAVLQLIPHPAAALAEMARVLRPGGRLAIMVPTAGSLARFWQKLPNAGAHVFGDDEIGDILEDNGFTSVRVKNFGTFQWVRGTKA
- a CDS encoding adenylate/guanylate cyclase domain-containing protein, which produces MAGPPGVPRTRYASCSEVDIAYQVFGDGPTDLLVLPGPLIPIDCVDSEPSMYRFHRRLASFSRVIRFDQRGIGLSSRVGSVDAMGPKSWAQDAIAVMDAVGTERATIFAPGFTSLAGIVLAADFPDRVCNLVVFNGAARTLRGPDYPIGAEIAPSDPYTTIAIEPDAVEQGFDILGIIAPSVATDMAFRAWWDHAGNRAASPSMARAFIRKIREGDVREALGRIGQPTLILHRDNPAFSPVAHARYMADRIAGARLVELPGEDSLYWVGDTGPMLDEIEELVTGVRGGSDSERLLTTIVFTDIVGSTERAARLGDHRWRDLLDNHDTIVRHELQRFSGREVNTAGDGFVATFRSPSAAIACADALVDAVRVLGIEVRVGIHAGEVEVRGSDVAGMAVHIGARVAALAGPSEVLVSSTVREIVTGSRHRFADCGESVLKGVPGHWRLCALVRENAAVRR
- a CDS encoding TetR/AcrR family transcriptional regulator, which translates into the protein MQDHSPEGGLDEKILDTARSVFETYGVRRANIEDVAARAGVSRSTVYRRFPTKDDLFEKVVRREAELFFTALDQATTGCTPQQAVVEAFTLGVRLVQDSPLYSRIVESEPELFGLFSRSHVFPIRQFADGIAHTLRRCGAGNPEAELADIADILLRVALGIIVFPTDRLDTSDPAAVRAYADRYLVPIIGR
- a CDS encoding oxygenase MpaB family protein, coding for MTARSARHDFDTGVREAVPMPVEGPADATGPRLGPESLIWKFYGDNRTQFFGFQRTAGVENCIEQLAQGVLDHSVIFSDTLGRAKRTAPPLMKTVYSEDPHGWGRRVRDFHKPIKGTISDGSRYHALNPELFYWAHATFVDQVIYNTDTFIRRLSRAEKEQIFDEGKVWYGLYGVSDRAQPQTYDEFVAYWDQMLDRFVPHQTVLYGTGYIRKGIPGPRWIPRPLWKVLSAPLNAYTRLVLVGTLPPQMREVCRLEWDAKKERRFQRFAAAVRALNPLINRLPVRAIYLPWAAAAWDRTGVDPRRLHNRPAA
- a CDS encoding phenylacetate--CoA ligase family protein yields the protein MADADFSLLDVPRSVPVDDPEAFLRAAIAWHFGADTGSPFWLRAARTLDFDPLADVNTFADLRLFPNLVNELRSVPTEQLIPRGYGTPPPVPQIFESGGTTGAPKRTVQMPDWIAQVIEWQTEDFAAGGFVPGRAFLCLMPSGPHGVGYFSRRVAERLGATFHAIDLDPRWVKKLVARNASAEAAAYVDHVVEQAVFVLRTQHVANLHTTPPLLEAIARNDDVVDLVNEKVRYMLLSGAHVDPDTLDLLRDIFPATTITMAFGSTMVLSQAVTEVADGGSFVFHPRAPYVLFWVVDPDTGERVPYGRRGQLVMNHISKGMFIPNNLERDLAIRMPGPAGDLSDSVSEVGPVDTFEGEAVIEGVY
- a CDS encoding aldehyde dehydrogenase family protein codes for the protein MLQVDALGPSGEYRTRNREVVLSTSGDPVAELSLVPPLFVSRTLAAQRKVTPLSAERREAGLSAAAHIFATGVVAGLDFETYVVLASRISGLPVGVTRAGARGVADAVGAAFPAVRAARPVGAAFDWREERTRGGGAVWVRRGEVFAVHAAGNGPGVHGLWPQALALGYRAAVRPSRREPLTAHRLVNALRQAGFRAEDATYLPTMHAAAGELIRSADVAVVYGGQDVADKYSGDPAVVVNGPGRSKICITADRDWRDFLDLIVDSVANLGGVACVNATAVLCEGDPAPLARAIAERLAKIEPLPIEDEAATLPTQPVDRARALARHLEAKAAGTTPLLGADQVVADLGDGSAALRPAVHLMSEPDPGKLDVELPFPCVWVAPWSRDAGVGPLRHSLVVTAITGDESLIDDLLAEPTVGNVYAGRHPTFHAAPQIPHDGFLADVLMRSKGCIRD
- a CDS encoding VOC family protein; protein product: MPIGSPALAINHVGVTVPDIHAAIDWYGEVFGFRCIMGPRVLEAAGHGETASLFGARFRRAWQAHLLSGNSVGIELFQFVDPPTGGPRPAAEREPWFERGLWHLCITHPDVAAMVDRVVEHGGSVLAPTYEFVPGRPWTLAYTTDPWGTVLELMSHSYAEAFANWPQPGQVTPPDLVPRPLSP
- a CDS encoding cupin domain-containing protein, which gives rise to MADTQLLTFDNVPREVFTRWDITDHQVNQHLLSGALTGTPAIVGDLLTFPPGFIHHMHRHPHADMIVVPLAGSVQFTGDFTHTLDMEPGQLLVVPRGNWHEFRNVGDKPSRVLHFFSGVGAIADIGYEPHPEQFSATRSEDL
- a CDS encoding helix-turn-helix domain-containing protein: MQTYALLHGRWTVDDSAGRAGGRASDGLGERLRQIRTERGLSVRELGRRAGCSASLVSQVERGVTAPSARVVYALANELGVSLDFLFGTEDVKRADRPRPSAAARPWGRASGSDGAGIVQRAAERSVIELSTGVRWERLTPAHDGRVDFMEVVYAPGGQSSETGRAVRHDGREYLYVLQGELEAVIGFDTLRLKEGDSLAFDPAAPHHYRNSTTGTVRVLSVVVHDGQHSAI
- a CDS encoding cutinase family protein translates to MIARHPLRSLFPAAVAAASLAGSVVAFTVPAAAQPCPDVQVVFARGTGEPPGVGPTGQAFVDGLRSQLGAKSFDVYPVNYPASNEWATGLDGIRDAGAHVVNMAHDCPNTKMVLGGYSQGAAVMGFVTSAAVPDGVDPATVPKPLDPDTASHVSSVVLFGTPNVRAMNFLGEPPVVIGPMFQPKTIKVCATEDPVCSDGLNFAAHDTYVTDTQFIDKGVQFAASHLGAGGARTVGAPTGGGFGG
- a CDS encoding SDR family NAD(P)-dependent oxidoreductase — its product is MNAVAQLLDQVADLVANPGRVSDSDRLRAAVSGKTVLVTGASYGIGEATARRMAGCGATVLAVARSAERLEDLAASINAGGGHALAYPTDLADEAAIGTLTRRIADAHGAVDVVVSNAGKSLRRSLHRQYDRPHDFRRTIDINYLGPIWLLLGLLPAMRERGSGHIVNVSSVGVRVVPGPQWGAYQASKGAFDRWLRSVAPELHADGVDVTTVYFALVRTRMIEPTPVLTRLPCLSPDGAADAIAKAVIERPRTNEPPWVWPAELASALLAGPADRAARLWYRRFFAESVDRGGVR